One window of the Paenibacillus beijingensis genome contains the following:
- a CDS encoding GntR family transcriptional regulator: MIDKNPKMLLKDIAYEKIKEKMMKGNEGYTSENTLVQELEMSRTPIREALNRLQHEGFLRIMPNRGIMFTELTVDERNELIDMRIAVETYSLKKAVQRMDDRHIEQLKRIIAMQEEAYQKDDFYELLEKDSLFHQYLLEIVGNSHFIKMYRHARDRQFTVRAGNWLRNKPDVLKVFIEEHMEILNAIIEGNVEAAVQLLEEHLKKGKL, translated from the coding sequence TTGATCGATAAAAATCCGAAGATGCTGCTGAAGGATATTGCATACGAAAAAATTAAAGAAAAAATGATGAAAGGCAATGAAGGGTACACATCCGAGAATACGTTGGTCCAGGAGCTGGAAATGAGCCGAACGCCGATCAGGGAAGCGCTCAATCGTTTGCAGCACGAAGGCTTTCTGCGCATTATGCCGAACAGGGGAATTATGTTCACCGAGCTGACCGTCGATGAGCGCAACGAGCTGATCGATATGAGAATCGCGGTCGAAACCTATTCGTTGAAGAAAGCGGTCCAGCGGATGGACGACCGGCATATCGAACAATTGAAGCGTATTATTGCGATGCAGGAGGAAGCGTACCAAAAAGACGATTTTTATGAATTGTTGGAAAAAGACTCGCTTTTTCATCAATATTTGCTGGAAATCGTAGGGAATTCTCATTTTATTAAAATGTACCGTCATGCCAGAGACAGACAGTTCACCGTACGGGCCGGGAATTGGCTGCGAAACAAGCCCGATGTGTTAAAGGTCTTTATCGAAGAGCACATGGAAATCCTGAATGCCATTATCGAGGGGAATGTCGAGGCTGCCGTGCAGCTACTCGAAGAGCATTTGAAAAAAGGGAAGTTGTAA
- a CDS encoding carbon-nitrogen hydrolase family protein, whose translation MKVRIVMAQLESTSDKHVNYKKAVAAVHDSINNYNAQMIVFPEIFMSFFPVDTPLDVIVEDAEPLDGPFVAGMRQLAAETGTWLVFGMKETAPDSRKDRVYNSVVVVRDDGSIAGVYRKTHLYNAFGFKESDTIEPGSQLFEPIETPFGTIGLFVCYELRFPEIARHQAALGADIILVPSGWVRGPMKEHHWNHLVTTRALENTVFVVACNQVSDFYTGQSLVVDPMGVRLVAGPETEALIPCEIDLSRIGSVREKLPSHRHRRAELYAPN comes from the coding sequence GTGAAAGTTCGGATTGTAATGGCGCAATTGGAGTCGACCTCGGATAAACACGTTAATTATAAAAAAGCTGTAGCCGCCGTTCACGATTCAATCAATAACTACAACGCCCAGATGATCGTGTTTCCGGAAATTTTCATGAGCTTTTTTCCTGTAGACACTCCGCTGGATGTCATTGTGGAAGATGCGGAGCCCCTTGACGGACCGTTTGTTGCCGGCATGAGACAACTGGCGGCCGAAACCGGAACCTGGCTTGTGTTCGGAATGAAGGAGACTGCACCGGATTCGCGGAAAGACCGGGTTTATAATTCGGTTGTCGTCGTTCGTGACGACGGATCGATTGCCGGCGTATACCGGAAAACGCATCTTTATAATGCGTTTGGCTTTAAGGAATCGGACACGATTGAACCGGGGTCGCAGTTATTCGAGCCGATTGAAACTCCTTTTGGAACGATAGGCCTGTTCGTTTGCTATGAACTGCGTTTTCCCGAAATTGCGCGTCATCAGGCGGCTTTGGGGGCAGACATTATTCTTGTCCCTTCGGGATGGGTGCGCGGACCGATGAAAGAGCACCACTGGAACCATTTAGTAACGACAAGGGCGCTCGAAAACACGGTCTTCGTCGTTGCTTGCAATCAAGTCAGCGATTTTTATACCGGCCAAAGCCTTGTTGTCGATCCGATGGGCGTACGACTCGTTGCCGGACCCGAAACGGAGGCGCTCATTCCTTGCGAAATCGATTTGAGCCGGATCGGGAGCGTTCGCGAAAAGCTTCCATCGCATCGTCATCGGAGAGCGGAATTATACGCCCCAAACTAA
- a CDS encoding HpcH/HpaI aldolase family protein → MSSFRSLLNKRQSAYGMIVTLKDPAVVEMLGYTGYDFAIIDMEHTTFDYGLVQHMIRAARCVDLLSIVRTGHNDYGAILRVLDAGADAIMVPHLTTREQAEMTVNAAKYRPLGTRGLDGSSRAAGYGSIPFQQHIRRQNGVVTVIGMIEDAAAVDNLKEIVGVKGLDLLFLGPADLAASLGYQEQFDHPVVIEVMKEVIRISREAGIGIGIPAFTAEDVNRYTEWGANFFTVPPIDTLLFSQTLASHIAGIKSASLKIQ, encoded by the coding sequence ATGAGCAGTTTTCGTTCTCTGTTGAACAAACGGCAATCCGCCTACGGAATGATCGTGACGTTAAAGGACCCCGCAGTTGTCGAGATGCTTGGATATACAGGGTATGACTTCGCCATCATCGACATGGAACATACGACATTTGATTACGGGCTTGTGCAGCATATGATTCGCGCAGCGAGGTGTGTGGATCTTCTATCAATCGTAAGAACGGGGCATAACGATTACGGAGCTATACTTCGTGTGCTCGATGCCGGGGCCGATGCCATCATGGTTCCTCATCTGACGACACGCGAGCAGGCGGAAATGACGGTAAACGCCGCCAAGTACCGTCCGCTCGGAACAAGAGGATTGGACGGTTCGTCAAGGGCCGCCGGGTACGGATCGATACCGTTCCAGCAGCATATACGCCGGCAAAATGGAGTTGTGACCGTCATCGGAATGATCGAAGATGCGGCGGCTGTCGATAATCTGAAGGAAATTGTCGGCGTCAAAGGACTGGACCTGCTCTTTCTCGGTCCGGCAGATTTGGCCGCCTCGCTCGGATATCAGGAGCAATTCGATCACCCTGTCGTGATTGAGGTGATGAAAGAAGTGATCCGTATTTCGCGCGAAGCGGGAATAGGGATCGGCATTCCGGCCTTCACGGCCGAAGATGTAAACCGCTACACCGAATGGGGAGCGAATTTCTTTACCGTACCTCCGATCGATACGCTCCTATTCAGTCAGACATTGGCATCGCATATAGCCGGTATCAAGAGCGCAAGCCTTAAGATACAATAA
- a CDS encoding ABC transporter substrate-binding protein, translated as MKRVYNARKALVFGLVFVFMVITACTGGNTAKTEQPAAESTGGQEAAAKTEEGGPQPGGEIRIAFEADPPALDWASSGSFSTANIAYHIFEQLFALDKDLAVKPMLADSYEMSSDQTTYTIKLRQGVKFHNGAEMKADDVIASIKRWTVISRFGKIAAEKIESINKLDDYTIEIKLKEAFTPLIRFFAGPQNALAIMPADIAAKAGEERFTDDALVVGTGPYKLESWKRGQSLTLIRFDDYVSREEDWGGLTGKKVAFADKIRFDIISDAQVRMNGLKTGLFNYVMAVPQDLYGAAKAIPGVQTQVNEMKKFITLIPDKSEAPFNDVRLREAVNYALDREAIGSVTYGDPNFYKADGSIFFPPQKELYSTTGTEAYKYDPEKAKQLLKEAGYNNEPIRLIASNSYEDHLKSAQIVMQQLQEVGFKVDFQTYEYSALTELIKNPKEFDLFVLGFAPVFDLSLTLWLEPDYAGSTNYTSEKMNAALSAWNKSTDPAEQMKILTDVNSIVYGEFPIIKMVNEVGLDAYSDKLQDFEPWMGIKFWNTWLKK; from the coding sequence ATGAAAAGGGTGTATAATGCGAGAAAGGCATTGGTTTTTGGACTTGTTTTTGTATTCATGGTGATCACGGCTTGTACGGGCGGAAACACGGCAAAAACGGAACAACCGGCCGCTGAATCGACAGGGGGTCAGGAAGCAGCCGCTAAGACGGAAGAGGGAGGGCCGCAGCCGGGCGGTGAAATCCGGATTGCATTTGAAGCGGATCCGCCTGCTCTCGACTGGGCCAGCTCCGGCTCCTTCTCGACGGCTAACATTGCGTACCACATTTTCGAACAACTCTTTGCCCTGGATAAAGATTTGGCTGTCAAGCCGATGCTTGCCGACAGTTATGAAATGAGCAGCGATCAAACAACGTATACGATCAAGCTGAGACAAGGCGTGAAATTCCATAACGGCGCCGAAATGAAGGCGGACGACGTCATCGCATCGATTAAACGTTGGACAGTCATTTCCCGTTTCGGAAAGATCGCGGCCGAGAAAATCGAATCGATCAATAAACTGGATGATTATACGATTGAAATCAAGCTGAAAGAAGCGTTTACGCCTCTTATTCGCTTCTTCGCGGGTCCGCAAAACGCGCTTGCGATTATGCCTGCCGACATTGCTGCAAAAGCCGGGGAAGAAAGATTTACGGACGATGCGCTCGTAGTCGGTACAGGTCCATACAAGCTTGAAAGCTGGAAGAGAGGACAAAGCCTTACGTTAATCCGGTTCGACGATTATGTTTCCCGTGAAGAGGATTGGGGTGGACTGACCGGTAAAAAGGTTGCTTTTGCGGATAAAATCAGATTCGATATCATCTCGGATGCGCAAGTGAGAATGAACGGCTTGAAAACAGGGCTGTTCAACTATGTGATGGCGGTACCGCAAGATTTGTACGGCGCGGCTAAGGCGATTCCGGGCGTTCAAACGCAAGTGAATGAAATGAAAAAGTTTATTACCCTCATTCCGGATAAATCCGAAGCGCCTTTCAATGATGTCCGCCTGCGTGAAGCCGTTAACTATGCCCTTGACCGGGAAGCGATCGGCAGCGTTACGTACGGCGATCCGAACTTCTACAAGGCCGATGGATCGATCTTCTTCCCGCCGCAAAAGGAACTGTATTCGACCACGGGAACCGAGGCTTACAAATACGATCCGGAAAAAGCGAAGCAGCTGTTGAAAGAAGCGGGCTACAACAACGAGCCGATCCGCCTGATCGCATCCAACAGCTATGAGGACCATTTGAAATCCGCGCAAATTGTCATGCAGCAGCTGCAAGAGGTTGGCTTTAAGGTCGACTTCCAGACGTATGAATATTCTGCGCTGACGGAGCTGATCAAGAACCCGAAAGAATTCGATTTGTTCGTCCTTGGTTTCGCACCTGTATTCGATTTGTCGCTGACGTTGTGGCTGGAACCGGATTATGCGGGCTCGACCAATTATACAAGCGAGAAAATGAACGCTGCTTTGAGCGCATGGAATAAATCCACCGATCCTGCCGAGCAAATGAAAATTTTAACGGATGTCAACAGCATCGTTTACGGAGAATTCCCGATTATCAAGATGGTCAACGAAGTGGGACTTGATGCGTACAGCGACAAGCTGCAAGATTTTGAACCGTGGATGGGCATCAAATTCTGGAATACGTGGTTGAAAAAATAA
- a CDS encoding ABC transporter permease, protein MARRLISLIPVILIVSLICFSLIHITPGDAASAILGETATEEQLAKMRQSLGLDAPLYEQFLRWLGDVAVGDFGVSVFSGEPVIQIIWESFKTTFGLSLIAMLLSLVIAIPLAILAVWKRNSWMNWIFMSFSLLGVSIPAFWLALLLIIVFAVTLGWVPVAGYMPLSQGFWPWLSHLLLPAVVLSVQQAGLIARMLRDGMLEVMNQDYIRSARAKGAKEWIILLGHILPNAMIPTVTVIGVTIAELLGGAIIVESIFAIPGLGQLIAESISRRDFPVLQGGVLFIAVIYVLVNLLVDLAYAFFDPRIRYD, encoded by the coding sequence ATCGCCCGCCGGTTGATTTCCTTAATTCCCGTCATCCTCATCGTTAGTCTGATTTGTTTCTCGCTTATTCACATTACTCCCGGGGATGCGGCGTCAGCTATTCTGGGAGAGACGGCAACGGAAGAGCAGCTCGCGAAGATGCGGCAGTCTCTGGGGCTCGACGCTCCGCTTTATGAACAGTTTTTAAGGTGGCTTGGCGATGTTGCAGTCGGCGATTTCGGGGTGTCCGTTTTTTCGGGCGAACCGGTTATTCAAATCATCTGGGAGAGCTTTAAGACAACGTTCGGCCTCTCCTTGATCGCCATGCTACTGAGTCTTGTCATTGCAATCCCGCTGGCGATCCTTGCCGTATGGAAACGGAATTCGTGGATGAATTGGATCTTCATGTCCTTCTCCTTGCTGGGCGTTTCCATACCGGCATTTTGGCTGGCGCTGCTGCTCATTATCGTGTTTGCCGTAACGCTCGGCTGGGTTCCGGTTGCAGGCTACATGCCGCTTAGTCAAGGCTTCTGGCCTTGGCTGAGCCACCTGCTTCTGCCGGCTGTCGTGCTCTCCGTCCAGCAGGCCGGGCTTATTGCCCGGATGCTGCGCGACGGAATGCTGGAGGTCATGAACCAGGACTACATTCGCAGTGCACGCGCCAAAGGAGCAAAGGAATGGATCATCCTGCTGGGTCATATTTTGCCGAATGCGATGATTCCGACCGTGACCGTTATCGGCGTCACAATTGCCGAGCTGCTCGGCGGCGCCATCATCGTTGAATCGATCTTTGCCATTCCGGGTTTGGGACAACTGATCGCGGAATCCATCTCGCGGCGCGATTTTCCCGTCCTTCAGGGCGGCGTATTGTTCATTGCCGTCATCTATGTGCTCGTAAACTTATTGGTGGATCTGGCCTATGCCTTCTTTGATCCGAGAATCCGATACGATTAA
- a CDS encoding ABC transporter permease: protein MSALHSKRRSKRISGYAAGAVLFTIVMAAVTAPLWVPHSPTYIDPTQRLLPPSGQHLFGTDHFGRDIFSRVIYGAQISLGVGFIVTLLSIVLGTITGLLAGYFPKADSFLMRIIDGIMAFPSVLLAIAMVAALGGNMFNLVTALVIAFWPNMTRVVRSSTLLIVNMQYVEAAKAIGTKHTAIMIRHILPNSLTPIIVQATFIFAKAILAEASLSFLGLGIKPPTPTWGSMLGESQVYLTTAPWFSVLPGIAILLTVLSLNVFGDLFREMVNPHLSRRRGGFLFKRMSIKPAGKLEENGGG from the coding sequence ATGTCCGCACTGCATTCGAAACGAAGGAGCAAGCGTATTTCCGGATATGCGGCGGGGGCGGTATTATTTACGATTGTGATGGCGGCCGTCACGGCACCGTTATGGGTCCCCCATTCTCCGACTTACATTGATCCTACGCAGCGTTTATTGCCTCCGTCCGGTCAGCATCTATTCGGAACGGATCATTTTGGCCGTGATATTTTTAGTAGAGTGATCTATGGAGCGCAAATTTCGCTGGGCGTTGGATTCATCGTTACACTGCTGTCGATCGTTTTGGGAACGATCACCGGTTTGCTGGCAGGTTATTTTCCGAAGGCCGACTCCTTCCTGATGCGAATCATCGACGGTATTATGGCGTTCCCTTCGGTCCTGCTCGCCATCGCAATGGTTGCGGCTTTAGGGGGCAACATGTTCAACCTGGTGACGGCCCTCGTAATCGCCTTTTGGCCGAATATGACGCGGGTTGTTCGATCATCGACCCTGCTCATTGTCAATATGCAGTACGTGGAAGCGGCCAAGGCGATCGGAACGAAGCATACGGCGATTATGATCCGGCATATTCTTCCGAACTCGCTGACGCCGATTATCGTACAAGCAACCTTCATCTTTGCAAAGGCCATTCTTGCGGAAGCATCCCTTAGCTTTTTAGGACTGGGGATTAAACCGCCTACGCCGACCTGGGGCAGTATGCTTGGAGAATCGCAAGTCTATTTGACGACTGCCCCGTGGTTTTCCGTTCTGCCGGGTATCGCCATCCTGCTGACGGTGCTCTCCTTGAATGTGTTTGGGGATTTGTTCCGGGAGATGGTCAATCCTCATCTGTCCCGCAGGAGAGGCGGGTTCCTCTTCAAGAGGATGTCCATCAAACCGGCAGGGAAACTGGAAGAGAATGGAGGTGGGTAG
- a CDS encoding ABC transporter ATP-binding protein, which translates to MALLEVKGLRTHFNTLGGIVNAVNGVSFTVDRGETLGIVGESGCGKSVMSLSLMQLNPVPMTSYPEGEILFDGRNLIEMTESEMRKMRGNDIAMIFQDPMTSMNPVMTVGKQIMESIRFHQKVSKKEAAARALQVLRDVGIANPEKRFHEYPHQYSGGMRQRAMIAMALACNPKVLIADEPTTALDVTIQAQILELIASIQKQYGMAILLITHDLGVVARSADRVMVMYAGEVVEEGRTEEVFSRPLMPYTWLLLRSLPRMDDDGADRLQSISGSPPSLLNPPEGCSFYSRCPFAMEICGQIKPALVEKMSAHRAACHLSFEEMEQNAPMEERDEVISP; encoded by the coding sequence ATGGCATTGCTTGAAGTAAAAGGCCTAAGAACACATTTTAATACGCTGGGCGGGATCGTTAACGCGGTAAACGGCGTTTCGTTTACCGTCGACCGCGGCGAAACACTTGGAATTGTCGGTGAATCGGGCTGCGGGAAAAGCGTCATGTCCCTTTCTCTGATGCAGCTCAATCCGGTGCCGATGACCTCTTACCCGGAAGGCGAGATTCTTTTCGACGGACGCAATCTGATCGAAATGACCGAATCTGAAATGCGAAAGATGCGGGGCAACGATATCGCGATGATCTTTCAGGACCCGATGACAAGCATGAATCCCGTCATGACCGTCGGCAAGCAGATTATGGAATCGATTCGGTTTCATCAGAAAGTGTCCAAAAAAGAGGCGGCCGCACGGGCGCTGCAGGTGCTGCGGGACGTCGGAATCGCCAATCCGGAAAAACGGTTCCATGAATATCCGCACCAATATTCAGGGGGCATGCGGCAGCGGGCTATGATCGCCATGGCGCTAGCATGCAATCCGAAAGTACTCATTGCCGACGAACCGACAACGGCACTCGATGTGACGATCCAGGCGCAAATCTTGGAGTTGATCGCGTCGATTCAGAAACAATACGGGATGGCCATTCTTTTGATTACCCATGATCTTGGCGTTGTGGCGAGGTCGGCCGACCGGGTGATGGTGATGTATGCGGGGGAGGTCGTTGAAGAAGGCAGGACCGAAGAGGTGTTTAGCCGGCCGCTCATGCCGTATACCTGGCTGCTGCTCCGTTCGCTGCCGCGTATGGACGATGACGGGGCCGACCGTTTGCAGTCCATATCCGGCTCCCCCCCCAGTCTCCTTAACCCTCCGGAGGGCTGCTCATTCTACTCGAGATGTCCGTTTGCGATGGAAATTTGCGGGCAGATTAAACCGGCGCTTGTAGAAAAAATGAGCGCCCATCGCGCGGCATGCCACCTCTCCTTTGAAGAGATGGAGCAAAACGCGCCAATGGAGGAAAGAGATGAGGTGATCAGCCCGTGA
- a CDS encoding ABC transporter ATP-binding protein, whose translation MSSYLLETRGLKMHFPIKAGLLKQTVGHVKAVDGVDLKIRAGETLGIVGESGCGKSTLARLILRLLEPTGGEVLFEGENILKYSARQMLQIRREMQVVLQDPIASLNPRMTVGDIIAEPFVSHRVKGNIKLRVQELLETVGLKPEHYTRYPHEFSGGQRQRIGIARAVALKPKLIICDEPVSALDVSIQAQIVNLFQDLQKEFGLTYVFIAHDLSVVKHISDRVAVMYLGKVVESAEYNRLFKQPKHPYTEALLSAIPLPDPRKERERQRIVLTGEMPSPSNPPSGCAFHARCPYVTQHCDTKVPELEGKNGHLAACFYPRA comes from the coding sequence GTGAGTTCTTATCTGCTGGAGACGCGCGGTCTTAAAATGCACTTCCCGATCAAAGCCGGATTGTTGAAGCAAACCGTCGGTCACGTGAAAGCCGTCGACGGCGTCGATCTGAAAATCCGGGCGGGGGAGACGCTCGGTATCGTAGGCGAATCCGGATGCGGAAAAAGTACGCTTGCCCGGCTTATTCTCCGGCTGCTTGAGCCGACCGGCGGAGAAGTGCTGTTTGAAGGGGAAAATATTCTAAAGTACAGTGCAAGGCAAATGCTACAAATCAGGCGGGAAATGCAAGTGGTGCTTCAGGATCCGATTGCCAGCCTCAATCCGCGGATGACCGTCGGCGATATTATTGCCGAACCGTTCGTATCCCATCGGGTCAAGGGGAATATCAAGCTGCGGGTTCAGGAGCTTCTGGAAACAGTAGGCCTTAAGCCCGAACATTATACCCGGTATCCGCACGAATTTTCCGGAGGGCAGCGCCAGCGGATCGGAATCGCCCGGGCGGTTGCCTTAAAGCCAAAGCTGATTATATGCGATGAACCGGTCAGTGCGCTCGACGTCTCCATTCAAGCTCAGATTGTGAACCTGTTTCAGGACCTGCAGAAGGAATTTGGGCTGACGTATGTTTTTATCGCGCACGATCTTTCCGTCGTCAAACATATATCCGATCGCGTGGCGGTCATGTATTTGGGGAAAGTGGTGGAGTCGGCTGAATATAACCGTCTCTTTAAACAGCCCAAGCATCCGTACACGGAAGCGCTTCTGTCCGCCATTCCGCTGCCTGACCCGCGCAAAGAGCGGGAACGACAGCGGATCGTCTTAACGGGGGAGATGCCTTCTCCGAGCAATCCGCCGTCAGGCTGTGCCTTTCATGCCCGGTGTCCGTACGTCACGCAGCATTGCGATACAAAGGTTCCGGAGCTGGAAGGGAAAAACGGGCATCTGGCAGCGTGTTTTTATCCGAGAGCATAG
- a CDS encoding RraA family protein has translation MMFRMNPRVQGVNEELIELYDQVMPSTIGHMTDFGFLKGLRPLVTPIRIVGNAVTVKIPHMDSSAVHQALSIVQAGDVLAIDMSGDEERSCWGGVLSYIAKQKRLSGVIVGGCVNDVAEILELKLPVFSLGTSPLTTRIVGIEGEINTVISICGTSIHPGDLIVADDDGVFVVSPSDAEHYGREAIRIQQAEVELKRKLDSGISIASISGAENYFL, from the coding sequence ATGATGTTCCGAATGAACCCAAGAGTGCAAGGTGTAAACGAAGAACTGATCGAACTGTATGATCAGGTGATGCCATCCACAATCGGTCACATGACGGATTTTGGTTTTCTGAAAGGGCTTCGTCCGCTGGTTACTCCGATCCGCATCGTCGGCAATGCGGTAACGGTAAAAATCCCCCACATGGATTCTTCGGCCGTCCACCAGGCGCTTAGTATCGTTCAAGCGGGCGATGTGCTCGCGATCGATATGTCCGGTGACGAAGAACGCTCCTGTTGGGGAGGAGTACTCTCTTATATTGCCAAGCAAAAACGGTTGTCCGGCGTTATCGTTGGAGGCTGCGTGAATGATGTTGCCGAGATTCTGGAATTGAAGCTGCCCGTTTTCTCGCTCGGGACAAGTCCTTTGACGACCCGGATTGTGGGAATTGAGGGGGAAATCAATACAGTCATCAGCATCTGCGGCACAAGTATTCATCCCGGCGATTTAATTGTTGCCGATGATGACGGCGTATTCGTCGTCAGCCCAAGCGATGCGGAACACTATGGACGGGAAGCGATCCGGATTCAACAAGCGGAAGTTGAACTGAAGCGGAAATTGGATTCCGGTATATCCATTGCTTCCATCAGCGGCGCTGAAAACTACTTTTTATGA
- the mobA gene encoding molybdenum cofactor guanylyltransferase: protein MMTGLILAGGPSKRMNGKRKALLPFGGEILLQRQIRELRKSCAEIIVAAEDPKPYLRLVDTDVRIITDYYHGKGPLGGMHAGLSLARHDSVWVVGCGMPFISARAAVLLDQLRTCGAEAAIPLIEGREYPLHGVYGKSCARQALALMERGERHVSALMPALRWIKADETFLLEAGIDPLFTMNIVTDEQYEHALQFAEKLAMM, encoded by the coding sequence ATGATGACAGGCCTCATACTTGCGGGGGGACCGAGTAAAAGAATGAACGGAAAGCGCAAAGCGCTGCTGCCGTTCGGCGGTGAAATTTTGCTGCAGCGGCAAATTCGGGAGCTGCGTAAGAGCTGTGCCGAGATCATCGTTGCGGCTGAAGATCCGAAACCTTATCTCCGACTTGTCGATACGGACGTGCGCATCATAACGGACTATTATCACGGCAAAGGACCGCTTGGCGGCATGCATGCCGGATTAAGTCTGGCCCGGCACGATTCCGTCTGGGTCGTCGGCTGCGGCATGCCCTTTATTTCGGCGCGGGCGGCCGTGCTGCTCGATCAGCTTCGAACATGCGGCGCCGAAGCCGCGATCCCGCTCATCGAAGGGCGGGAATACCCGCTGCACGGCGTTTACGGCAAAAGCTGCGCCCGTCAAGCGCTGGCGCTGATGGAGAGGGGCGAAAGGCATGTCTCCGCCTTGATGCCGGCGCTGCGCTGGATCAAAGCGGACGAAACGTTTTTGCTGGAGGCGGGAATCGATCCCCTGTTCACCATGAATATCGTGACGGATGAACAATATGAACACGCGCTGCAATTCGCCGAGAAGCTTGCGATGATGTAG